From Clarias gariepinus isolate MV-2021 ecotype Netherlands chromosome 2, CGAR_prim_01v2, whole genome shotgun sequence, one genomic window encodes:
- the ubl7a gene encoding ubiquitin-like protein 7a, producing MAVTEWRLSLKLIDQPSVPKSVLQFPGTEPGDVPPGQYRVATLKQLVSVQLPDAIPDPELIELVYCGRKLRDELTLDSYGIQSGSTVHILRKSWPEPEIQSEPVDRVAAAREFRVLQAALHTSTAYRDSVFKMLNNKESLEQIIVATPGLSSDAMALGVLQDKDLFVQFTDPNMLDLLISSHPALVNAIILVLHSVAGSVPTQQSASSSRNASSSSYSEMPGGFPFEGMSDDEEEFHSGNRSGTSMSSAGSSGLRPATLGYSGAVGPRPITQSELATALALASTPESSAVTPTIGNQGASSGVSPIPAGTPITNDLFNQALQQALQVSSMSSLQNQWQSQLQQLRDMGIQDEELILRALQATGGDIQAALELIFAGGAP from the exons ATGGCCGTGACCGAGTGGCGTTTATCTCTCAAGTTAATAGACCAGCCTTCCGTTCCGAAGTCGGTGCTGCAGTTTCCGGGAACAGAACCCGGGGATGTCCCGCCTGGTCAGTACCGCGTCGCCACTCTGAAGCAGCTCGTGTCAGTGCAGCTACCGGACGCGATTCCTGATCCTGAGCTCATAG AACTGGTGTACTGTGGCAGGAAGCTGAGGGATGAACTCACTTTAGACTCTTATGGGATCCAGTCAGGGTCAACAGTGCACATACTGAGAAAGTCATGGCCAGAACCTGAGATCCAATCAG AGCCAGTGGACAGGGTGGCAGCTGCAAGAGAATTTCGTGTCCTGCAGGCAGCACTTCACACCAGCACAGCCTACAGAGACTCT GTTTTTAAGATGCTGAACAATAAGGAGTCTTTAGAGCAAATCATTGTGGCGACACCTGGCTTGAGTAGTGATGCCATGGCCTTAG GTGTACTTCAAGACAAGGACCTTTTTGTGCAATTCACAGATCCAAACATGCTTGACTT GTTGATTAGCTCTCACCCAGCATTGGTTAATGCCATTATTCTGGTGCTGCATTCTGTAGCTGGGAGTGTTCCCACCCAGCAGAGTGCCAGCTCCTCTAGAAATGCCTCCTCCAGCTCCTACAGTGAAATGCCag GTGGCTTTCCCTTCGAAGGCATGTCGGATGATGAGGAAGAATTCCATTCT GGGAATCGCAGTGGGACATCCATGAGTTCTGCAGGTTCCTCAGGCCTGAGGCCTGCTACATTAGGTTACAGTGGAGCAGTAGGACCCAGACCCATCACACAGAGTGAACTCGCTACAGCTCTAGCCCTAGCCAGCACCCCAGAAAGCAGTGCTGTTACACCTACCATAGGAAACCAG GGAGCTTCTTCAGGAGTTTCCCCTATCCCTGCAGGAACACCAATAACGAACGACCTTTTCAATCAGGCCCTGCAACAAGCCTTACAGGTGTCTAGCATGTCTTCTCTtcaa aatCAGTGGCAATCTCAGCTCCAGCAACTTCGTGACATGGGAATCCAGGATGAGGAGCTGATTCTGCGAGCCCTCCAGGCCACTGGAGGAGACATCCAAGCTGCTCTAGAGCTTATTTTTGCTGGGGGAGCGCCATAA
- the LOC128510700 gene encoding inhibitory synaptic factor 1 produces the protein MFHSALLGAPDGLDRRKSIRSHIRMVMEQLEKVLCELKDVARELKQVLAEIDQMTAYIDLDIKEDIEDDNPSLARSRNSSERTLGSLFKVEANSSSNGLTQLLHNSPCNSTNIKVPALYRRSCGDLPALNGPLWPSASWLFGRRDEMYSCDRAEHHALCCDDDDFSDAGSRKASRFSSSDSVFSSPAPQPLRLGVLTPRSVHNYHLSPASTKKAMRSCSTQTVSDKSTQTSS, from the exons ATGTTCCACAGTGCACTTTTAGGAGCTCCAGATGGTTTGGATCGAAGGAAGAGCATTCGTAGTCACATAAGGATGGTAATGGAACAGCTGGAGAAGGTCCTCTGTGAGCTGAAAGATGTGGCTAGAGAGCTTaaacag GTATTGGCTGAAATTGACCAGATGACAGCATACATTGATTTGGACATTAAAGAGGACATAGAGGATGACAACCCTTCCCTAGCCCGCAGTAGAAATAGCAGCGAGAGAACACTGGGGAGCCTTTTTAAAGTTGAGGCTAATTCTTCTAGCAATGGCCTAACCCAATTATTACACAACTCCCCCTGCAACTCTACTAACATAAAAGTACCAGCCCTGTACCGACGGAGCTGTGGAGATTTACCTGCTCTAAATGGACCCTTATGGCCAAGTGCTTCTTGGCTCTTTGGCAGAAGAGATGAAATGTATTCATGTGACAGGGCAGAACATCATGCACTGtgctgtgatgatgatgattttagTGACGCAGGAAGCAGGAAAGCATCCAGATTCTCTTCCAGTGACTCTGTGTTTTCAAGCCCTGCTCCGCAGCCTTTGAGGTTAGGGGTCTTGACACCTAGATCAGTCCACAATTATCACTTGAGCCCAGCCTCAACGAAAAAAGCAATGCGGAGTTGCAGCACACAAACAGTTTCTGATAAGAGCACACAAACCTCATCTTAA
- the LOC128510711 gene encoding peroxisomal succinyl-coenzyme A thioesterase-like → MIRQFLRPFLSVRPLRCMVDEKFEVRVQGLVPGARVTLHALLQSEDGDFWEGFGHYVSDKAGNVSVSEDASLGGSYDGVEAMGLLWSMKPIPGSRTGLRLRKQDVQTQTDVSISVYKDHLTHGFQEKPSIASVVAERWYTAPGVQRVDVTWKGLKGTLFIPPGPGPFPGVLDLWGAGGGLVEYRSALLASRGYVSLSLDYYAQMYADEKNGGIGYFETAVTLLRQQPQVCPERIAVLGLSYGAFLSIYMTAYSTVLKPRCIVCLSGTHVFPVSGSTIDFSVAFKRMKEKVQYDKEHRLIWRDFLLPFTDDPLKKVEINRIKCPILLIVGEDDQCCPSVEAADDMRQIMEQAGNSHLLNVLSYPGAGHLIEPPYTPHLQGSNFQIGQTRKKVIVLWGGETKAHSHAQEDSWNKTLAFLEKHLYSNTSD, encoded by the exons ATGATCAGACAGTTTCTGCGCCCGTTCCTTTCGGTTCGTCCGCTTCGCTGTATGGTGGATGAGAAGTTCGAGGTGCGCGTGCAGGGTTTAGTGCCCGGTGCTCGGGTCACGCTGCACGCGCTGCTCCAGTCGGAGGACGGAGATTTCTGGGAAGGTTTCGGTCACTATGTCAGCGATAAGGCAGGAAACGTCTCAG TCTCTGAAGATGCCAGTCTGGGTGGCTCATATGATGGAGTTGAAGCCATGGGTCTGCTGTGGAGCATGAAACCTATTCCTGGAAGCAGGACAGGCCTCag ATTGAGGAAGCAAGATGTCCAGACACAGACTGATGTGTCCATATCTGTGTACAAAGACCACTTAACACATGGCTTCCAGGAAAAACCTTCAATAGCATCAGTTGTGGCAGAGCGGTGGTACACGGCCCCTGGAGTTCAGAGAGTTGATGTTACATGGAAAGGATTAAAGGGAACTCTTTTTATTCCACCAG GTCCGGGTCCTTTTCCTGGTGTGCTGGACCTTTGGGGTGCAGGAGGGGGTCTTGTGGAGTATCGTTCTGCTCTACTAGCATCCAGAGGCTACGTCTCATTATCTTTGGATTATTATGCACAAATGTATGCTGATGAAAAGAATGGTGGAATTGGTTATTTTGAG ACAGCAGTCACTCTACTGAGGCAGCAGCCACAGGTGTGCCCTGAAAGAATTGCAGTTTTGGGTTTGTCATATGGTGCTTTTTTGTCCATATACATGACGGCATATTCTACAGTGCTGAAG CCTAGATGTATAGTGTGTTTAAGTGGAACCCATGTTTTTCCTGTCAGTGGATCAACAATTGATTTCTCAGTAGCGTTCAAAAG AATGAAAGAGAAAGTCCAATATGATAAGGAACACAGACTTATTTGGCGAGATTTCCTGCTACCATTTACAGATGACCCTTTGAAAAAAGTTGAA ATAAATCGCATCAAATGTCCCATTTTGTTAATTGTTGGAGAAGATGATCAGTGTTGCCCATCAGTAGAGGCAGCAGATGAT ATGAGGCAGATAATGGAGCAAGCAGGTAATAGTCACCTGTTGAATGTTCTGTCCTACCCTGGAGCTGGCCACCTCATTGAGCCTCCTTACACTCCACATTTGCAAGGCAGCAACTTTCAGATTGGacagacaagaaaaaaag TGATAGTGCTGTGGGGCGGAGAGACGAAAGCTCATAGTCATGCTCAGGAAGATTCCTGGAACAAAACTCTGGCCTTTTTGGAGAAGCACCTCTATAGCAATACCAGTGATTAA